The DNA region ATTCAAATAACGGCAACGTCTATGTTCTTGGATATTATTCAAATACGGTCTCGGTTATAAATGGATCAACAAACAGGCTCACAGCGATAATAAACGTTGGAAAGAATCCCTACTCTGCCGTATTTGATCCGTACAATAATTATTTATACGTCGCTAATTATAATTCAGGAAATGTATCTGTTATAAATACCGAAAATAATAACGTTATATCCAGTGTAAATATATCCGGATATCCCGATGCCATGGCATACGATCAGTACAATCACGAGGTTTATGCGGCTGCCTATGATTCTAATTATATCTATATAATAAACGGCACATCTTTAAAAAATGAAATAAATATGTATTATTCATCACCGATATACATGATATATAATCCATACAATAAATATATGTATATTTTAAACTGCAGGGAATACTACGTTGAAACCCTGAACACATCAAACAATAATAGTGTTTCATACATAGAAACTGATATCTACGATTATTCATTCAATCCATATTCAATGATATATAACCATGAAAATCATTATATTTACATGTCAGGATACGATGATAGTAAAATGGCGGTGCTTAACAGCAGCAGTGTTGTTTACTGCATAAAAGATTTGGAAGATTTAAACAGCATCGTTTACAATTCATATAATAATGAGGTATATGCAGATTCATACTATGATCAGGTCTATGCAATAAATAATTCGTATAATATAATAAAAACAATCAGCACAGGAAGGGATCCTGAATTCATGTCATATAATAATTTTACAAATGAAATCTATGTTCCAAATTCATGTTCCGGCAATGTATCATTTATAGGATCAAATAACAATATTACAGGATCTGTGAACCTGTCCCTTGGAACATTTGACTCTGCGTATGATGTATTAAACGGATACCTTTATGTAACAAACTCAATACTTAACACTGTTTCTGTTTTAAATGCCGGAACCGGCCATATTATAAAAACAATAAACGTTGGGGAGACACCGGAGGATATAATATACGATCCATCAAATAATAATATATATGTTGCCAATGAATGCTCAGATTACATCTCAATTATAAGCGGTTCATCAAATACTGTTATTAAAAACATAAGTATATATCATGCAAAATCATTATTATACGATCCGGCAAACCATGATGTCTACGTTGGAACCGATTACTACGATTTTTATGTTATAAATTCAAGCTATTCTGTTTCATGCCATGGTGATGTTTATGATATATGCAGCATGGCATACGATCCTGTCAATAATCTAATATACGCAGCATCATACTGTCCGCATCTTTATGTTATAAATGCAAGCGACAATGTATCATGCTTTAATGATGGCGGTCTTATAAACCATGTTGTCTATGCAAATGGTTATATATACCTTGCCAGTGAATCAAACGGTATGGTATATTTAATATCAAATAATAAGACCATAAATAGTATTAAGGTTGGGACCTCGCCAAATGGAATATTATACAATTCAGGCGATAATTCAATCTACGTGGCAAACACCGGATCAGATAATATATCAGTGATAAAAAACAATGAAACTGTTGGATCATTGAATATTGGCTCTTACCCGCTTGGTATTTCATGTGACCCTGGCAATCATGATATGTTTGTTACTGATTACCTATCAAACTCTGTAAACTTCATTGATAATATAGGCATTGCACATGTAAACGTCTATGAACGGGGACTGCCATATGGAATTCCATGGTCGATAACGATTAATGGAATTAAATACAGTACTTCATCGAACTTTATATCAATGGAAGTATCCTCAGGAAATGTTTATAATTATGCTGTATACACACCGGATTATGCAAGATATATCGCGGCAAACCAGTACGGTGAGATAACAGTTAATGGCAATTCAAACATTTACATACATTTTCAGGAGATAAACTACATGGTTTTATTCAATGAAACCGGCGCATCCGGGACATGGCATGTAAATATAAACGGAAGGAACTACTCATCAAATAAAAGTAACATTATGGCATGCCTGCCATACGGAAATTACAATTACAGTGCATATTATGATAACCACAGCATTTCCGGTAATTTCACAATAAATGGAAACAATGTATATATTAATATAGGATTCCCGGCAGGCTTAAAATCAGGGCATTCAGGAAACGAAATTATCAATGATAACAATGAACAAAATTATCCTGGAATTTACTTATTTATATTAACAATAATTGCATTATCATTAATTGCCATAAGTGTTTTAATAAAACGGAAATAAATTTAAAATTTTATAATTTTTTAAAGATTTTTGAATAGATCGTCGTTTACAGTGCTTATGCTTAGATTCCCCCTTGAGTAGTCAACGTAGACGTTCTTTAGCTTTAGGTATTCTGAGATTCCGTACTTGCTTCCCTCGCCGGCCTGCCCTGTCAATCTGAATCCTGTATGATACCCCTGTGATGCCTCAGGCCCTGGCATGTTCACGTATAGTTCACCGAACCTTATCTTCTCGGATGCCTCAAATATTAACTCAGGATCCTCTGTGAATAAATAAGAGGCAAGTCCGTACTTTGAATCATTTGCCTTTTCGTATAATTCATCGACACTGGATACACTCTCTGCGCCTATGACCGGGCCAAAGATCTCCTCCTGGAATAATGGCGAATCCTGTGGAACGTTTTCTATTATCGTCGGTTCATAGAAGTATCCATTCTTGTATTTTCCTGATAGCTCCGGTTTTTTGCCGCCAAGGAGTATTTTATATCCCGAGCTCCTTGCAATATCAACGTATTTTTCCGTTGTTTCAACCGCGCTTTTATTTATCAATGGGCCCATGTCAGAGCTCTCCGGGTCTCCAAGTTTTATTCTTTTGCTTACCTCAATGAACTTTTTCATAAATTCATCGTATATATCCTCGTGTATGTATAATCTTTCAGCGGCTATGCATGACTGGCCAACGTTTAAATACTTTGCCCAGACCAGGGACTTTAATGCCCTTTCAATGTTTGCGTCCTTCCAGACCATGAACGGTGCCTTTCCGCCGAGCTCAAGTATCAATTTGGCCATGTTCTTTGATGCATTTTCCATGATCCTCTGGCCCGTGGATGTCGATCCAGTCATTGTTATCAATGATACCTTTTTATGCTCAACGATGTAATCACCTATTTCAGAGCCCTTGCCTGTTATTAGATTTAAAACGCCCTTTGGTATTCCGGCATCAACAAATTTTTTCACGAGCCATTCCGCAGTTAATGGTGTGTCTGAGCTTGGCTTTAATATTACTGTGTTTCCAGTTAAAAGTGCAGGCGCAAGCTTTCTTATCACCATTGCTGCAGGGAAGTTCCATGGCGTTATTGCTATTACTATTCCATATGGAACCTTGTATTGAAAGATCTTTCTTTTATTGCTTGTGCCCTCAACGATGTCCCCGGTTAGCTTTCTCTCGAATTCCGTGTAATACTGTAACTGGTCTATAACGCCCTCGGTTTCATCCATGGCCTCCCTTTTCACCTTTCCGTTCTCTTTAATTAAAAGATCCGTTAGCTGATCTTTATCCTTTGATATTAGTTCAAGGGCTTTGTAAAGTATTTTTGACCTTTCCATTGACGTCATGTCGCTCCATCTTTTGAATGCATCCTCTGCAGAGTCAATTGCAGCATCAACATCATTCCTTGTTGCAGCTGGAAACGTATCAAGAACCTCGCCTGTGCTTGGATTGTACTTTTTTATGGTCTCGCCGCTGGATGAATCCCTCCACTCACCATCTATGTAAATTTTCATGGTTAATTATTTTTAGATATTATAAATATATTTTCAAAGGTTCAATTCAATTCCATGTTCTTTGTCTCAGGTGCAACGAGAAAAGTTATTGTAAATCCAATCAATTCGAAGATTATTAAAAAGATTAAAACGTACCTTAGATTTAATGTGTATAATATTAAAGGAAATGCTATTGTTCCAAGTATTGCGCCTATCCTTGAGATCGATGTTGCAAACCCCATGGCAGTTGACCTTATCCTTGTTGGAAAGATCTCAACGGGATAATCGTATGTTATATTCGTCGGTCCAAGGTTATGGAACAAATGCATCGTTGCAAATGCAAGAAATGTAAATACTATATCTATTCTTACATAACCGTAGATCATTTCAAATATAAATAATGAAATGGCAGCACCGCCGAAGCCTATTAATTCAAGGTCACGCCTGCCTGCCCTTTCAATGAAGTATATGCATATTAAAAAGCCTGCAAAGACAGGTATCTCCTCGAGAATTGTTGCAAAAACCGATGCAACGATGCTTGAGCTTCCAGTAAAGAATACCGAAGGCGTGTACTCCCAGACGCCGTAGCTTGCAATATCATATGAAAACCATGCCAGTGAAACAAAAACTGTGTACTTTAAATACCTGTTTGAAAAAAGATCCCTGAAACTGCTTCTTCCACTCTCTGTTTTCGGTATCTCGTTTAATTCTATGCCAATGGACGATGAGACCCTGTTCGAGACCTCAAGGGCCTTATCCTTCATGTTCATATGCGATAGCCAGAAGGGGCTCTCCGGCAGCGTTCTCCTGCTTAATATAACTATTAAAGGTATTATCGCGGCGGTTCCATACATAAAACGCCATTGATATGCCCCTGTGTAATGTATGATTGGTATCGATAATAAAAGAAAGACGATGCTTCCTATTGTCCATGCAAATATGTTAAAGATCAGGAACCTGCCCCTGGTGTTTTTCGGCGAGAACTCTGCCTGTATCGATGAGCTTATAGGATAATCCGCGCCTATGCCTATTCCTGCAAGTATCTCAAAGATTATAAATTCATAGACATTGAATGATAATGCAGTAAGTATAAGAAAGACAGCAGTCAATGATAAATCGTATTCATACAATCTTTTCCTTCCCAGGGTATCTGCAAGATGCCCCATGGAGAAGCCGCCAAGCAGCATTCCTATAAAAAGCGAGGATCCCATGAATGCAGTTATAACCGCATTTGAGGATGGGTTTAAATAACCTGACATGTAAATATAGGCTATTGAATATATTGTTAAAATATAGCCGTCCATGAAGACGCCCATTGATGATAATGCCGTTATCTTTAACAGCATTGGGCTTACAGGTATGTTATCAATTCTTCTGTTCTCAAACATTTTAAATGTGTATTATAAATAAAGATAAAAAGTATATTATAAATATCTTATTTTTATAAAATCATCCCTTCCATATGCCTATGCCAAGGCCTATGATAAAAACAATCAAAAAGAATGTTACATTAATAGATGATAGATGAAGCGATGATGTATAA from Picrophilus oshimae DSM 9789 includes:
- a CDS encoding YncE family protein, with translation MLLKTFYKIVIILIGGLFLFSGFSLSSPGAVPVSINHINQYATNSNYGNIASTTDLLNNSVLPGNYNVMAPVREPYITMYNPVNHDTYVSSYPYEDIYYNYGHYIYCYNITVLNATGHILTTINTGSNDTSAITYNSNNGNVYVLGYYSNTVSVINGSTNRLTAIINVGKNPYSAVFDPYNNYLYVANYNSGNVSVINTENNNVISSVNISGYPDAMAYDQYNHEVYAAAYDSNYIYIINGTSLKNEINMYYSSPIYMIYNPYNKYMYILNCREYYVETLNTSNNNSVSYIETDIYDYSFNPYSMIYNHENHYIYMSGYDDSKMAVLNSSSVVYCIKDLEDLNSIVYNSYNNEVYADSYYDQVYAINNSYNIIKTISTGRDPEFMSYNNFTNEIYVPNSCSGNVSFIGSNNNITGSVNLSLGTFDSAYDVLNGYLYVTNSILNTVSVLNAGTGHIIKTINVGETPEDIIYDPSNNNIYVANECSDYISIISGSSNTVIKNISIYHAKSLLYDPANHDVYVGTDYYDFYVINSSYSVSCHGDVYDICSMAYDPVNNLIYAASYCPHLYVINASDNVSCFNDGGLINHVVYANGYIYLASESNGMVYLISNNKTINSIKVGTSPNGILYNSGDNSIYVANTGSDNISVIKNNETVGSLNIGSYPLGISCDPGNHDMFVTDYLSNSVNFIDNIGIAHVNVYERGLPYGIPWSITINGIKYSTSSNFISMEVSSGNVYNYAVYTPDYARYIAANQYGEITVNGNSNIYIHFQEINYMVLFNETGASGTWHVNINGRNYSSNKSNIMACLPYGNYNYSAYYDNHSISGNFTINGNNVYINIGFPAGLKSGHSGNEIINDNNEQNYPGIYLFILTIIALSLIAISVLIKRK
- a CDS encoding D-glyceraldehyde dehydrogenase codes for the protein MKIYIDGEWRDSSSGETIKKYNPSTGEVLDTFPAATRNDVDAAIDSAEDAFKRWSDMTSMERSKILYKALELISKDKDQLTDLLIKENGKVKREAMDETEGVIDQLQYYTEFERKLTGDIVEGTSNKRKIFQYKVPYGIVIAITPWNFPAAMVIRKLAPALLTGNTVILKPSSDTPLTAEWLVKKFVDAGIPKGVLNLITGKGSEIGDYIVEHKKVSLITMTGSTSTGQRIMENASKNMAKLILELGGKAPFMVWKDANIERALKSLVWAKYLNVGQSCIAAERLYIHEDIYDEFMKKFIEVSKRIKLGDPESSDMGPLINKSAVETTEKYVDIARSSGYKILLGGKKPELSGKYKNGYFYEPTIIENVPQDSPLFQEEIFGPVIGAESVSSVDELYEKANDSKYGLASYLFTEDPELIFEASEKIRFGELYVNMPGPEASQGYHTGFRLTGQAGEGSKYGISEYLKLKNVYVDYSRGNLSISTVNDDLFKNL
- a CDS encoding MFS transporter, coding for MFENRRIDNIPVSPMLLKITALSSMGVFMDGYILTIYSIAYIYMSGYLNPSSNAVITAFMGSSLFIGMLLGGFSMGHLADTLGRKRLYEYDLSLTAVFLILTALSFNVYEFIIFEILAGIGIGADYPISSSIQAEFSPKNTRGRFLIFNIFAWTIGSIVFLLLSIPIIHYTGAYQWRFMYGTAAIIPLIVILSRRTLPESPFWLSHMNMKDKALEVSNRVSSSIGIELNEIPKTESGRSSFRDLFSNRYLKYTVFVSLAWFSYDIASYGVWEYTPSVFFTGSSSIVASVFATILEEIPVFAGFLICIYFIERAGRRDLELIGFGGAAISLFIFEMIYGYVRIDIVFTFLAFATMHLFHNLGPTNITYDYPVEIFPTRIRSTAMGFATSISRIGAILGTIAFPLILYTLNLRYVLIFLIIFELIGFTITFLVAPETKNMELN